Proteins found in one Candidatus Sericytochromatia bacterium genomic segment:
- the flgF gene encoding flagellar basal-body rod protein FlgF yields the protein MIRGLYTASAGMQVEQIRQDVIANNLANMNTTGFKRDLAVLQAREKMAIRRTNDPISGDPLAPTRRVPIGDMGLGVLVDRIVKRFDAGNLRDTGDPLDLAINGEGFFTVMNERGEKLYTRAGDFSRNGQGQLTDKQGNLVQGQSGPIAVDSTQAFNVTQDGVITINGNPVDRLDIVRFDNPDADLEKVGDTSFRFRGAGAPTPMTAEVHQGMLEMANVNSVQEMVEMITALRHYEANQRALQAQDESLGKAVNDVARG from the coding sequence ATGATTCGTGGACTCTACACCGCCTCCGCCGGCATGCAGGTGGAGCAGATCCGGCAAGATGTCATCGCCAACAACCTGGCCAACATGAACACGACGGGCTTCAAGCGTGATCTGGCCGTCCTGCAAGCGCGCGAGAAGATGGCCATCCGACGGACGAACGACCCCATTTCGGGCGACCCCCTTGCGCCGACCCGGCGGGTGCCCATAGGAGACATGGGTCTGGGCGTGCTGGTCGATCGGATCGTGAAACGCTTCGACGCCGGTAATCTGCGCGACACGGGCGACCCCCTCGACCTGGCCATCAACGGTGAAGGGTTTTTCACCGTCATGAACGAACGCGGCGAAAAGCTCTACACCCGCGCCGGCGATTTCTCGCGCAACGGCCAGGGGCAGCTCACCGACAAGCAAGGCAACCTGGTGCAAGGCCAGAGCGGCCCGATCGCGGTGGACTCGACCCAGGCCTTCAACGTGACCCAGGATGGCGTGATCACAATCAACGGCAATCCGGTCGACCGCCTCGACATCGTGCGCTTCGACAACCCCGATGCCGACCTTGAAAAGGTAGGAGATACCTCCTTCCGCTTCCGCGGCGCGGGCGCCCCGACGCCGATGACCGCCGAAGTTCACCAGGGCATGCTCGAAATGGCCAACGTGAACTCGGTCCAGGAAATGGTCGAGATGATCACCGCCCTGAGGCACTACGAAGCCAACCAACGCGCCCTGCAGGCCCAGGACGAAAGCCTCGGCAAGGCCGTCAACGACGTGGCTCGGGGTTGA
- the flgG gene encoding flagellar basal-body rod protein FlgG produces MMGALWTAATGMRAQQTNIDVTSNNLANANTLGYKKVRAEFKDLMYRTIRQAGTPMQSGTQMPVGTQVGMGVLNSATARIYSQGDFQQTENPFDWVIEGEGFFQVQRPDGQLAYTRDGSFKVDGNGQIVTSEGLLLVPQITVPPGASNPSITSEGALTVQVGTNITTVGQVTLARFINPGGLNAIGHNLYTPTPASGDAVVANPNTEGMGTIQQGFIEMSNVKVVEEMINLIVAQRAYEANSKSVQTSDEMLGMANNLRR; encoded by the coding sequence ATGATGGGAGCCCTCTGGACCGCGGCCACTGGCATGCGGGCCCAACAAACCAACATCGACGTCACGTCGAACAACCTGGCCAATGCCAACACGCTGGGCTACAAGAAGGTGCGGGCCGAATTCAAGGACCTGATGTACCGCACCATCCGGCAGGCCGGGACCCCCATGCAATCCGGCACCCAGATGCCCGTCGGCACCCAGGTCGGCATGGGTGTGCTGAACTCAGCCACGGCCCGCATCTACTCGCAGGGCGACTTTCAACAGACCGAGAATCCGTTCGACTGGGTCATCGAGGGCGAAGGCTTCTTCCAGGTGCAGCGACCAGACGGACAGCTGGCCTACACCCGCGACGGCTCCTTCAAGGTGGACGGCAACGGGCAGATCGTCACAAGCGAAGGCTTGCTGCTGGTCCCCCAGATCACGGTGCCGCCGGGCGCTTCGAATCCGTCCATCACCTCCGAAGGCGCGTTGACGGTTCAGGTGGGCACCAACATCACCACCGTCGGCCAGGTCACGCTGGCCCGTTTCATCAATCCAGGTGGCCTGAATGCGATCGGCCATAATCTCTACACGCCGACGCCCGCCTCCGGGGATGCGGTGGTGGCCAACCCGAACACCGAGGGCATGGGCACGATCCAGCAAGGTTTCATCGAAATGTCGAACGTCAAGGTGGTGGAGGAAATGATCAACCTGATCGTGGCCCAACGCGCCTATGAAGCCAATTCCAAATCGGTCCAGACCTCAGACGAAATGCTGGGCATGGCCAACAACCTGCGTCGTTGA
- a CDS encoding rod-binding protein, with protein sequence MIESTHTTATRSEGQPLRASRGGGTPQTPEQKKLYEAARDFESVMLGMVFKQMSQGQGDGLLGGGSAQKTWREMLNDERAKSMTAAGGIGLADAIYRQLATRL encoded by the coding sequence GTGATCGAATCCACCCACACCACCGCCACACGCAGCGAAGGCCAGCCCCTGCGGGCCAGCCGCGGTGGCGGCACCCCGCAAACCCCCGAGCAGAAAAAGCTTTACGAGGCGGCCAGGGACTTCGAGTCGGTCATGCTCGGCATGGTGTTCAAGCAGATGAGCCAGGGGCAGGGAGATGGCCTGCTCGGCGGCGGCAGTGCCCAGAAGACCTGGCGAGAAATGCTCAACGACGAGCGCGCCAAGTCGATGACGGCGGCAGGCGGCATCGGCTTGGCCGACGCCATCTACCGCCAACTCGCCACTCGCCTCTGA
- a CDS encoding MerR family transcriptional regulator, giving the protein MSLSNCTRCQRAFRRLTDAKICPACLEGDERAYQSVIAWLQQHPGDSLQRVASATGVAETVVLRLVREGRVSLLELLQPEDLPRCRRCGVAISGGMACRSCAQMLGEELQASADALREASWRKPWRGS; this is encoded by the coding sequence ATGAGCCTTTCCAACTGCACCCGCTGTCAGCGGGCGTTTCGTCGGCTGACCGACGCCAAGATCTGCCCGGCCTGCCTCGAAGGCGATGAGCGGGCCTATCAATCTGTGATCGCGTGGCTGCAACAGCATCCTGGCGACTCGCTGCAGCGGGTGGCAAGCGCGACGGGGGTCGCAGAGACCGTCGTATTGCGACTGGTTCGCGAGGGGCGCGTTTCCCTGTTGGAATTGCTCCAGCCTGAGGACCTGCCGCGCTGCCGACGCTGTGGCGTGGCGATCAGCGGTGGAATGGCCTGCCGGAGTTGCGCCCAAATGCTGGGCGAGGAGCTCCAAGCCTCGGCTGACGCCCTGCGCGAGGCGTCGTGGCGAAAGCCTTGGCGGGGATCGTGA
- the flgM gene encoding flagellar biosynthesis anti-sigma factor FlgM: MVFVRSGLRQDKAPGAENEVILMRISNEQAQQILQAQGIKGPKATKGSAGPGPATPPASDAVSMSPKGQEIGKALQALAGLPDVRADRVAALKAQIESGTYQVSGREIAASLLQRASDKLV, from the coding sequence GTGGTTTTTGTCCGAAGCGGACTTCGCCAGGACAAAGCCCCAGGCGCAGAAAACGAGGTGATCCTGATGCGTATCTCCAACGAGCAGGCCCAGCAAATCCTTCAGGCCCAAGGGATCAAAGGTCCCAAGGCCACCAAAGGAAGCGCGGGGCCGGGTCCAGCAACACCGCCGGCATCCGATGCCGTCTCCATGTCCCCCAAAGGGCAGGAGATTGGCAAAGCGCTGCAGGCGTTGGCTGGGCTGCCCGACGTGCGTGCCGATCGTGTGGCAGCGCTGAAAGCGCAGATCGAGTCAGGGACTTATCAGGTCTCTGGCAGAGAGATCGCTGCAAGCCTCCTGCAACGCGCCAGCGACAAGCTCGTTTAG